GCGAGGGACTCCCGCCGCGCGACGCGCCGACTCCGCGTCTCGCGACGCGGAGAACATCTCCAGCTCCACGCCATTGGCGACCGTGACGACGCGGTGCGCCGGAAGATGAAAGCGGTCCACGACGTACTCTCGCAGGGCGTCCGACACGGTCATGACTAAGTCGGCTTCGCGGAGAGTGCGAGCCTCCAAGTCGCGGGCAAGTTCCTGTAATCCCGACTCCCGGTAGGTCGCGGCTTCCTGGGCCAGGGGGGCGTTCATCTCGACGAGGTAGGAAGCGCCGCACGACTTCGCGAACCTCCGGCCCGCCGTGGCAAAGAGCGAGAGACGCTCGACGACCACATCGACCGGCGGCAGGAAATCGGGCTGTGCCAAGGCGTCGGCCAGGCGGGCGTCGTAGAGCATCTGCGAAAATTCGCTGGCCAAGCCCGTATTCGCGTCAACGTCATCCAGCCACCGCCGAAGTTCATCGCCGATAACGCGGGCCTCTATTCCAGCAGCCACTTCCCTTCGTGACGCCGGATGATCGGGCGGCAGTTCTCCCCGCGGAGCGAGCACGGTGACGTCGGCGCCGGCGAAAGCAAGGGCCCGCGTAATCGCGCGGATGTGCTCGCTCGCACCCTTGGTCCCGTCGAGGGGAATTCCCAGATCGCTAGACAAATACAGCCATTTCGTCACGGAGCGAGGCCTCCAATTCCGACAGCCGCGAAGCGACTGCCGTGAGTCCGTCGAGATCGATTTCTTTAGTCGGGGTACCATTGCCATTCGCCAGGATGTCCTGCACGGCCGCTTGGATGGTCGCCGGCGTCATGCAATTCGGATCCAGCAATCGGCAGTAATGGAGATTGTTAAAACGGCGCGCGCGAATGTACTGTTCCAATCGAGGCTCGACGCGCGGATACACCAGCATCGGCTTGCCCGACTTGACGACCTCGACCATCGTGTTGTATCCCCCCATGCACAGGATCGCGTCGGACTCTTTGTAAGCACAATCCATGCAGGGCACGAAATCTTCGAATTGGATCGACGGATACTCTGCGGCACGAGCACGCAACTTCTCCGCCTGGGGTCTGGGCAGGTCCGGTCCGCCGACAATCGTCGTTTGGACCGAGTAACCGTTGGCCGAAACGACGGGACTCGAAAGGTACTGATCAATCAGTCGGTAGCCATCCGTGCCCCCCCCAACGGTTACCAGCAATCTTCTTTCAGATGCCCCCCGGCCGGCACTGCACGATGTATGTTGACAGGATCGGCGCGCGATGTAGCCCATGTAGCGTATTTTTTCGGAGATGGCGTCCGGAAGTTGGTAAGCCTCCACGACATCAAAGACGTTACGGCTACCGTAGACCCAGATTTCGTCGACGAGATGCTTGAGCGCATCCAGATGCCGGCCCTTGCGCCATTCATTGATCGTACGTTCCGGGGCATCCTCGATGTCGCGCATGCCGAATATGACGCGCGAGTTGGGCGAGCGATCGCGCACGAGCCTTAATGCCGATTCCGCCTCCCCTTGGACGCCCAAGGGCGATTTGTCGATCAAAAAAACATCGGGGCGGTAACTCGCGGTAGTGGCGGTCAGAATCGCCGATCGAATCCTCAACGCGTCCTGAAAGCTGACCCCCAGCGACTTAGCGGTATAACGGTAGTCGGGGCCCTTGCAAATCGAGGGAACCTTGACGTAGTCCACACGCTCCGGCAATGCAAAAAAAGGCGTGTGCGCCTCGCCGCTCACGACGAGCACGCGGCAGGAGGGGATGGCCTGAGTCGCCCGTTCAGCAATGGCCATCGTGCGGCGAATATGACCGATTCCGACACTGTCATGACATACTGCCATTACTCGCATGGCATCTCTCCGGGAAGAATGGAGTCCAATTGCAAATCTCGTGAGCCGCTCACGGAGCCAACAAGGCGCTCACAAACAAAGGGACATCCACATCGTTTACCGAAAAATCGCCGTTCAGGTCCGCGCCGCAGATGCCCGAGTTGGGGTCGAGGTACGCGGCAGTGAATCCCTGAACGTCATTCCCGTTTACGAGCCCATCGGTCGTGACATCGCCGGCGGGGCCGGAAAACGAAATATTCATAAGAAACGACTTTGAATCCGACTGGAATGGCATTGACGAGTCCTGTGCCTGGACCGTAAAGGTGTAACTGCCGCAGGTGGTCGGCACGCCCGAGATGGCGCCGGCCGGAGAGAGGCTTAGACCGGTCGGAAGCGAGCCGTTGATGAGCGAGAAACTATACGGCGTTGAACCGCCCGTCGCACTGAGGGACTGGGAATAGGGCTGACTCGATGTACCCTGGGAAAGGGGGGAGATGGTTGAGATCGAGAACGGCGGCGGTGCTGTCAGGACAAAAACGCCCTGCCCTTTTTCGTCGCCGATGTAGATGACTTTGTTCGCTTCATCGACCGCAACGGCCTCAAACTCCTGTAGTGGCGCACCTGGGAATGCGTCGCGCATCCAGAATAGTGGAGGGGACCAGGGCGACAGCCGTCTCGGACGACGGCACAACGGTCCTCGGAGACATCCCCGATCCCGAAAGCCCTGACCCGGATCTTGGCGAGACCGCGGCGATCTGGACGGCTGTAGGCGGCTGGCAGAGCCTCGGCTATTTGCC
This portion of the Phycisphaerae bacterium genome encodes:
- a CDS encoding glycosyltransferase family 4 protein — its product is MTKWLYLSSDLGIPLDGTKGASEHIRAITRALAFAGADVTVLAPRGELPPDHPASRREVAAGIEARVIGDELRRWLDDVDANTGLASEFSQMLYDARLADALAQPDFLPPVDVVVERLSLFATAGRRFAKSCGASYLVEMNAPLAQEAATYRESGLQELARDLEARTLREADLVMTVSDALREYVVDRFHLPAHRVVTVANGVELEMFSASRDAESARRAAGVPREAVVFGFVGTLRPWHGVDVLMEAFAKVCVAMPNAHLLIVGDGRKVERYRARAGELQIGDAVTFYGSARHEEVPSLLAAMDVALAPYLPQPTFYFSPLKLYEYLAAGLCVIASRAGQIAELIRHDHNGLLVTPGDINDLARAMLRAGQSPELRKRLQLHAKSSVSTRGWSQVAATIIELANTVRRALPCRIQEHAHVS
- a CDS encoding glycosyltransferase, producing the protein MRVMAVCHDSVGIGHIRRTMAIAERATQAIPSCRVLVVSGEAHTPFFALPERVDYVKVPSICKGPDYRYTAKSLGVSFQDALRIRSAILTATTASYRPDVFLIDKSPLGVQGEAESALRLVRDRSPNSRVIFGMRDIEDAPERTINEWRKGRHLDALKHLVDEIWVYGSRNVFDVVEAYQLPDAISEKIRYMGYIARRSCQHTSCSAGRGASERRLLVTVGGGTDGYRLIDQYLSSPVVSANGYSVQTTIVGGPDLPRPQAEKLRARAAEYPSIQFEDFVPCMDCAYKESDAILCMGGYNTMVEVVKSGKPMLVYPRVEPRLEQYIRARRFNNLHYCRLLDPNCMTPATIQAAVQDILANGNGTPTKEIDLDGLTAVASRLSELEASLRDEMAVFV
- a CDS encoding putative Ig domain-containing protein: MRDAFPGAPLQEFEAVAVDEANKVIYIGDEKGQGVFVLTAPPPFSISTISPLSQGTSSQPYSQSLSATGGSTPYSFSLINGSLPTGLSLSPAGAISGVPTTCGSYTFTVQAQDSSMPFQSDSKSFLMNISFSGPAGDVTTDGLVNGNDVQGFTAAYLDPNSGICGADLNGDFSVNDVDVPLFVSALLAP